A window of Drosophila sulfurigaster albostrigata strain 15112-1811.04 chromosome X, ASM2355843v2, whole genome shotgun sequence genomic DNA:
AGTTGCAGCTCTCGCAACTGCAGCTCCCCACTGTCCTGCAAAGGCTGCAAAGGTTGCTGCTCGAGCTCATGCTCAtgttcctcctcctcttcctcctcctcctcctcgtcatCGTGCTCTTCCTCTTCAGGTTCGTGCTCCTCCACTTGATCGTGCATTTGATCGAGCACCAATTCTTGCTCCAACTCCAGCACCATGTCCGCCTGAGCTTCCTCCACTTCCTGCTCGAGCTCTGCTTCCAATTGCAGCTCTtgctccctctccctctccagctccctctctttctccctctccaGCTCCCGctccctttctctttctctttccctctccctTTCCCGCTCCAACTTCTCGGCCTCCTCAGTACGTCGTTGCTttagctgctgcaactgcaccAACTGCTCCCTGGCTCTGGCCACATCCTCGTCCCGCAGTGTGACAAACGCTTCACACGATTTATTCGATGCCTGATGTCGTGGCGCGCGTCGATTTGCGGCATTCTCTATGGGTAGTAAGCTGTTTGCACGCTTCCTAccgccgacgccgacgccgccCCTGCATGTTGGTGTCGTCAGCTCGACGATTTGTCCGAGCAGCGCCATATCCTCCGCATCGAGATGATTGTTGTTGCGACTGCTGCGATTCGGTCGCGTCCAGCGTTCGCGTGCCTTGCGTGCCTTTTCCGCACTGCGTCCGCTCTTCAAATCCTCCTCATACTGACGCAACAGTTCCTGTTCGCGcttcttcagcttcagctcccgACGATAattccagctgctgctgctggtcccGGAAGTTCCCGGAAGTTCTTCTCCGTCAGCGAATGTCACTTTCTGTTCATCTTTCTCTTCTTCCAACGGGTTGCTGTCCCTATTCAACAGCTGACtctgattgctgctgttgtccgTTGACAAGCTGCTCGCCGGCAACGAGTACAGATTGGGCAACCTGATGTCCTCCAGTATGATAATTCTCGACTGCGTGGCCAGCACATCAGGAACaccttccacttccacttccaagtccgcttccacttccacttctgCTTCCCCTTCGCCATCGCCATCTTCGGTTAAGGCTGGCGCTGAACGCTGAAGTTCGCGTGCCTCTTCCGCTGAGATAACAGCCATGTTGGAGACTATGGAGCTGCTGTTGGTGCCGCTGCTGGCGATGCTGctactgccactgccactgccactgctgctgctgctgctgctgctctgcgtGGTCgtggtgctgttgctggcgctgCTGCTCAGAGCTGGCGAGGCGAGTCCGCTGAGCTgtgaattcgaattcgagttggagttggagttcgAGTTGTTGACCTCCTCAACAACTAATGACTTAGAtgatttcgattttgatttggatttcgacttggacttggacttggcaCGTCGCGACTTCGATGAGTTCGATGTGGAGCCACCCGACTTGGTCttgtgacgacgacgatgacgttGCGATTCCAACTCCGTTTGCTCCGTTTGCAAGAGTAACTTGttcgtattgttgttgttgttgttggtgtgagCCACATTGTTGTGATTCAAGTTCTGCTGACTatgattgctgctgttgccatcgCCATTGGCTGCTGCCATCGTTGGCTGCATCGGTTGATTGCCATTGGCTTCCGCTTCCGCCTCATCATCGTCTTCGTCGGGTTGTTCATCGTCGGGCGTCAGCGTCGGCGGCGTCGTcatcgctgctgttgccgcttgCTGTGATTTGTTGCGCGACTTGAAGATGCGTTTCTGTCGCTCCTTGATGGGCAAACTCAGTTGATCCTCCGCCTCCACCGCCTCCGTCTCCAGTACTTCCGCCAACGCATCCACAACGGATccatcctgctgctgctgctgtagttgtgCGGTTGTCTCCAGTTCCGCCTCGGCAGCTGGCGCAGCTGGGGCCACCTCGGACTCCTCGTTGAAGCCCTTGAAAATCTCATCGGTTGACTTGTTGAACGACGAATCATTCTCGGTCGtcgtctcctcctcctcctcctgctgctgctgtcgctcgCCATTCGCCATCATCACATGCGTTGGTTGCGGTTTGGTGCGTCGCCTGTAGCTCAAACCGCCGCCGTTCTGTCCGTCCGCTGGCGCAGCGTCCGGCTGCAGAGGCGGCTCCTCGTCCTCCTCCTCGGCAAAGTCGAAGCACGACGAGGAATTGTTGTGTTTGCCACTAGCAGCATTTGCAGCAACGCTTGCAGCTGTGGTGGCTGCACTTCCAGTCTTGACTTGGGACAGTCCCAAGTCTGGCTCCTCGGCGGAGTCGACAAAGACGACGCTCTCGTTGGAGCTGGCATCGTTGGAGCTGTCCTGTATGAGAATGGGTTCTTCGGGTTCCCGATCGTGTTCACTTACGGCGCCCACATCAAACTCCTGACGCACCACATCGCGTCGATCCTTCTTTGGTATGTTGCGTATGCGCTTCTTTGAGGTGGAAGTCAAACTcgaagtcaaagtcgaagtcgaagccgCAGCCGCGTTGgaggcgacagcagcagcagctgtgatATTGTTCGGGGTCTGCTGTTCCTGCAGTCGCTGCTTCTTTTCCACCTGCTCCACATGATCATcatcgccagcagcagcagcagcaactgttgctgctttggtcgttgctgttgctgttgcttttgtggaTTGCTCGGACTTTGTCGTCTCCTGTTGTCCATTGCTCTGCGCCTGCACAGActgtagctgctgttgcttcagctgttgctcctcttcctcctcttccAGCTCATCTTCACCCCATTCGGCGAGCAACCTGCGCTGCAGCTCACGCGAAGCATCCGCCAGCGAGAGCTTGGCTGTTGTCACCGTCTccggttgctgctgttcttttTCTggctgtgactgcgactgcgactccaCTTCCAACTTTGTTCTTGACTTtgactctttctctttctcggCAActgtcagctgctgctgctcctcctcctcctcgacTGGCGCCGCTTCGACTGCAGTTTCTGCAGTGGCCGCCTCGGCCAACGttattgtggctgctgttggggAGTAGGCGCGTTTGCGACCACGTTGCGGCAACGCAGAGATTGGAGACGTAgagctgcttgttgttgtcatggTCAAGGTCTTGCGCATGACGCTGCTGCGTTTGCCGCCTCTGCTGCCACCAATGCcattgctgttggtgttgttgctgctgctgttgttgctgagcgTTGAGCTGGCAAACATGGTGCAGCGTCTGTTGGCAGCCGCCGAGCGTCGTCCGGCGCCGCGTCTTTGTGGCGTTGGCGGCGGCGCCAAAACAGCGGCAGGCGAGGATGAGTCCAGcgagctgttgttgttgctcacaCTCAGCAGACGGCTGGCGGCGCGTGTCAGACGCCGCTGTTTCGCTGGCGGCGtcattgaaattggaattggcGGCGCTGGCATCGTCGATCGCAGCTGATGTCCCCGCTTGCGTCGCGGATTGCGTGCactttgttcttgttgttgttgtggttgttgctgctgctgttgttgttgttgttgggtgttGCGACGCTGTTGCAGCGGCAACAttgcattgctgttgttgctgtcgttggtTGCTTCGttctcttgctgctgctgttgctccacaAGCTCGAGATCACGCTCCGCACTCGGTTCTTCCCTCGGTTCAACCTCTTCTTCGTCTCCCTTTgcatcgccatcatcatcgtcgccaGCAACCTCCTCGCTGCCATTGTCAGCCTcagcctctgcctctgcctcagcctcagccacATCGCCATCCCGTTCCTTGTGACGTTTGCGTTCCCGCAGCGGTTTCACCACACGCTCAATGCTCGCCAGCGTCAGCTGGGCAATGTTCGCCACCTGACGCTGCTCCGCATCGGTGAGCGGTGCATCCACCAGTATGGACACATGACGCGACTGGCAGCGCCACAGCGATGACCACGCCTCCCGACTCGTCGACGATGTGTTGGCGCGTCGCGTCGcccgctgctgcagcaactgttgctgatggggatgatgctgctgctgctgtggttgctgctgctgctgctgatgatggcGATTGaggctgctgccgctgctgttgctgctgctgttggtgttggggTCCTGGTGCGTGCGCCGATGGATGAGCAGCACGTTCATGCTGCTCGTGCGAAACTCGCACATGTTGCACTCGTAGAGCCGCTCCGTCAGACGTCCCTCGGCAGCCTTCGCTCCGATATCCATAATCCTTATCGACGAGTCCTGTGAAGTGAAAGCGCATAAATTACGAGATTAGAATGAAACATTATTAAATCATTGATATACTTTCCCCTAAATAAGTCTTATTACACATCAAAGTTTCTCTACCGCATCTAGGTTTGAAATCCTGTCTATGCTAAGCacaagttcaaataaaatctatGATTtataacttaacttaacttcTCTACCGCCTTGGGTTCTTGTCTATGCTAAGCACTAGTTGAAATACATGCTACATGCTTTCTATATCATCTTAATGAAGAAATATAGACAATTCAACAGGTTGGAGTGAAACAttgtaaaattattcaaaCACTTTCCCTTAAATATGTATCTTTACCCACACATCAAAGTTTCTCTACCCGACCTAGGTTTGAAATCTACGCCTTtataacttaacttaacttcTCCCCCGTCTTGGGTTCTTGTCTATGCTAAGCACTAGTTGAATGAAGTGTTATGATTACTTATTTAACGAATAAATACCATAGTCAAggaaaattatttcaatttttcatttctatgTTAAATAAAGTTTGAAGCAGCCTTCTTGCTCTCACTGTTTGCACTATTTATGTGTTACTCTTACGTCTGGTTCCTGTCTACGCTAAGCACTAGTTGAAATACTTGCTATGCTTCCTAGCTCAACTTAAAGAAGAAATATCATAGACAATTCAACAGGTTGGAATGAAACATTGTAAAATGATTTAAACACTTTCCTTTAAATAAGTATCGTTACCTACTTAACTAGTCAGTTTCTCCAGTTTGAAACCTACGCATGGTTTTTAACTTAACTGAACGAagaaaactatttcaaatttaaataaagctgGATAAAGCTCATCGCTCTCGTTATTCGTTCAGTGCGtctaatatattattattgtaaagcAATGACACATTAAGTACGAATTATATacgaattaaattgaaaattgcgcaATCAATTGCGTAAGTTGCTTCTGGTTTCTTGTTTGAAGTGACTTCACAATTCATTTGGCTCACTCTAAAGTAAATTCTAAAGATAGCTGAAGCCAGATGGTGGAAAGATAGAGAAATATTCAGAAGCTGCCTTCGTCAGGTACCGTCAGGTACAAATGAATACAATGAATATGCTAAGCTTACATTCATCGTGGATGGCATCGAGGTGCTGCTGCGACTCTGACTGCCTCGGTTGCGACTGCTGGCGTTGACcctgttgacgttgacgttcgcattgttgttggtgttgctgttgttgttgttgttcgacaACAGCGCCTTGATTAAGCTCTCTGGTCGCGAAGCTGCCGccgctcctgctcctgctgctgatgtcgATGCtacgccgccgccgccaccggcTTCAGTTGTGGCAATTgacgaagctgctgctgccgatgtcgatgtcgatatCGATGCAATGGGCACTAAGGAGGCTGCTGCCACAGCCAaggttgcagctgcagctgcagcggttgttgttgttgttgtcactgctGCTGCGGGGCTTTTTCCGGCACAGCGTCCTTCTGCTTGCCGCACATCCTCGTTGAACTTCTCCTTCATGTCCTGGGCAACGGATCGTCCtgttaatgcaaattaatcaCATTATTAATCACATTAGTGCACTTGACAACAGTCGCTTAATAAGATAAATTACGCAACtgctttgatttcatttcttGACATCGCTTCATTTTGAAAAGGTCTTTTTTGAACCCATCTGGCGATGGGACAGACAGGATTTTGGCACTTGGAGAGGTCACAGCACAGATTTCTTTTGTAAAATGTTCACTAAAATTGGTACATTTGTAATAATTGTACACTTGGCATATTGAATAGTACAATTTGAAGTGTTGTACGTTTAGAATATGGAGGAATGGTATAGTGTAAATTATTGTACTTTGTATTTGGAATGGTACAATTTCATCAAACATTGTACTCTTTGCATATTTAAGAATGGTACAATTTGAAGTTCactttgaattttgaatgGTACTTTGCATATTGAGAAATGGTACAATTTGAagcattaaattattatactttacattttgaatgGTACAATTTGAAGCATTGTAcactttacattttaaatggtaCAATTCGAAGTGTTGTACACTTTGCATATTGAGGAATGGTACAAATTAAATGGTTGTACATTTTGAAGGGTACAGTTTCAGCCTTTTTGTACACTTTACCTTTAGGATGTTACCATTTCAAGTACTGAACACTTTGCATATTGAGGGTTGATATAATTGGACATTTAAATGATTGTACactaatattttgaatggtacatttgaaatatgaaatttagcGATTGCTAAAGCATAGCCAGAATGATTAGAAATATGTTTCCAATTTCGATTTAGCATGCCAACCTAGCAGGCTAAGACGAATTCAGATATTGAGCTCTGGGCATTGAGCTGTTTATtcatttcacttcattttTAGAACTCGTCGTGTTCATTGCCAAGGCTAAAGGAATTagttttttgcaattttttaggcaattttatatattttaagttaatatttgtgtttaagCTGTTGCGCTTGTGAAATTTCTGTTCTCTACGTTAAAAGTTCAAATCAAAGACGTTATTGCAAGGATCTGATCTGGGCGTGATGtcacagcagcaattgcaaatggTGATCGATAATCTAAAGCCGCTGCAGCAAGCAGTGTTGGCTAATCGCCGTGGAGCATCGATAATTATCGGCGGACTATCGATGGGTGTTTTGATCTATTGCGGCCATCGCTGGCTCTCGACCTCGAAGACTTCTTCAGCTGCCGAGCAGGTCGAGCAGGACAAGTTGAAGATGAATATGAAGAAGAAGGACTTTGACTTGGACAAGAAAAGCACGGGAGACTGTTTGCCTCAGACAGAAGAGTCGGGATCGGGATTGGGAGCTGATGAGTTGCAGTCCACTTAGCGGGAGGATcaagtgttgtgtgtttgcgttcaatttaaattcattggTGACCGGTATCCACACGAAATCagcaaatacaataaatgtgtgtgcatatCGAAATGGTAAAAAAAACTTACTTGTGCCTAATTTGATGAACTCTCGCTTGTGGGCGCAGTGAAAGGGATATATCAGCTTTGACGAGCTCACCTGCTCGCTGTTGAAAGAAAGGAATTAATACTATTTACTTTCT
This region includes:
- the LOC133847349 gene encoding serine-rich adhesin for platelets isoform X2 — translated: MPRFRNEDSMQSPYRDGDIVWVKIHNSEIWWPGEVTSAQDFRFANSARRPFAVVEFFNEKTYEQVSSSKLIYPFHCAHKREFIKLGTRRSVAQDMKEKFNEDVRQAEGRCAGKSPAAAVTTTTTTAAAAAATLAVAAASLVPIASISTSTSAAAASSIATTEAGGGGGVASTSAAGAGAAAASRPESLIKALLSNNNNNSNTNNNANVNVNRVNASSRNRGSQSRSSTSMPSTMNDSSIRIMDIGAKAAEGRLTERLYECNMCEFRTSSMNVLLIHRRTHQDPNTNSSSNSSGSSLNRHHQQQQQQPQQQQHHPHQQQLLQQRATRRANTSSTSREAWSSLWRCQSRHVSILVDAPLTDAEQRQVANIAQLTLASIERVVKPLRERKRHKERDGDVAEAEAEAEAEADNGSEEVAGDDDDGDAKGDEEEVEPREEPSAERDLELVEQQQQQENEATNDSNNSNAMLPLQQRRNTQQQQQQQQQQPQQQQEQSARNPRRKRGHQLRSTMPAPPIPISMTPPAKQRRLTRAASRLLSVSNNNSSLDSSSPAAVLAPPPTPQRRGAGRRSAAANRRCTMFASSTLSNNSSSNNTNSNGIGGSRGGKRSSVMRKTLTMTTTSSSTSPISALPQRGRKRAYSPTAATITLAEAATAETAVEAAPVEEEEEQQQLTVAEKEKESKSRTKLEVESQSQSQPEKEQQQPETVTTAKLSLADASRELQRRLLAEWGEDELEEEEEEQQLKQQQLQSVQAQSNGQQETTKSEQSTKATATATTKAATVAAAAAGDDDHVEQVEKKQRLQEQQTPNNITAAAAVASNAAAASTSTLTSSLTSTSKKRIRNIPKKDRRDVVRQEFDVGAVSEHDREPEEPILIQDSSNDASSNESVVFVDSAEEPDLGLSQVKTGSAATTAASVAANAASGKHNNSSSCFDFAEEEDEEPPLQPDAAPADGQNGGGLSYRRRTKPQPTHVMMANGERQQQQEEEEETTTENDSSFNKSTDEIFKGFNEESEVAPAAPAAEAELETTAQLQQQQQDGSVVDALAEVLETEAVEAEDQLSLPIKERQKRIFKSRNKSQQAATAAMTTPPTLTPDDEQPDEDDDEAEAEANGNQPMQPTMAAANGDGNSSNHSQQNLNHNNVAHTNNNNNNTNKLLLQTEQTELESQRHRRRHKTKSGGSTSNSSKSRRAKSKSKSKSKSKSKSSKSLVVEEVNNSNSNSNSNSNSQLSGLASPALSSSASNSTTTTQSSSSSSSSGSGSGSSSIASSGTNSSSIVSNMAVISAEEARELQRSAPALTEDGDGEGEAEVEVEADLEVEVEGVPDVLATQSRIIILEDIRLPNLYSLPASSLSTDNSSNQSQLLNRDSNPLEEEKDEQKVTFADGEELPGTSGTSSSSWNYRRELKLKKREQELLRQYEEDLKSGRSAEKARKARERWTRPNRSSRNNNHLDAEDMALLGQIVELTTPTCRGGVGVGGRKRANSLLPIENAANRRAPRHQASNKSCEAFVTLRDEDVARAREQLVQLQQLKQRRTEEAEKLERERERERERERERELEREKERELEREREQELQLEAELEQEVEEAQADMVLELEQELVLDQMHDQVEEHEPEEEEHDDEEEEEEEEEEHEHELEQQPLQPLQDSGELQLRELQLEQLTPTTPSPPSQQQTPTPTLLSPAGAVPASVAEELQLDQLAAEEEEEEEDEQQQQHQEQEEAMDEAMSELELKDSGQESNTDPRICAVMTHPIPGYSNTFMLCSLTNNNNFTPLNNEALYLDSENHLVPVPLEALTESPRLPDAHPLSAVFMIEGEAVAQVVQPESAHGSQQQSDEEEEEDDEEEEEQVEQMEQQQQQQQVLEVQHAAIVLPPDQVGDQVEMLGTMTPLSQVAEAAPDYAISMATQRQENNTAANDDDDGNGDGDGDEEDGDEEEMTPQEVYQLQSNVLQLSVNGHHLELTTEVLLNIAEQQDDIVIEIDGGGRAMLHASDILQAAKNYLQERDLQLVNVEDMSLDDDDVVDAVDAVGGGGGGAPATDLLAEALAGSDVVDVVDVANAGVGLLHIDTRQQQQQQLVTGGGASIDGGVGAPHPHPQPPPPPSMDFIHHHHQAVVNAHLTPPITARTNETNALLDQTPIMSTLENPSAPGLQLRRVSPLAEGNNLDDSLAVIGVTNGGNSGVPTSLELPITVTNPAIAPRPPGVNDLVKFVPFQ
- the LOC133847349 gene encoding serine-rich adhesin for platelets isoform X1: MPRFRNEDSMQSPYRDGDIVWVKIHNSEIWWPGEVTSAQDFRFANSARRPFAVVEFFNEKTYEQVSSSKLIYPFHCAHKREFIKLGTRRSVAQDMKEKFNEDVRQAEGRCAGKSPAAAVTTTTTTAAAAAATLAVAAASLVPIASISTSTSAAAASSIATTEAGGGGGVASTSAAGAGAAAASRPESLIKALLSNNNNNSNTNNNANVNVNRVNASSRNRGSQSRSSTSMPSTMNDSSIRIMDIGAKAAEGRLTERLYECNMCEFRTSSMNVLLIHRRTHQDPNTNSSSNSSGSSLNRHHQQQQQQPQQQQHHPHQQQLLQQRATRRANTSSTSREAWSSLWRCQSRHVSILVDAPLTDAEQRQVANIAQLTLASIERVVKPLRERKRHKERDGDVAEAEAEAEAEADNGSEEVAGDDDDGDAKGDEEEVEPREEPSAERDLELVEQQQQQENEATNDSNNSNAMLPLQQRRNTQQQQQQQQQQPQQQQEQSARNPRRKRGHQLRSTMPAPPIPISMTPPAKQRRLTRAASRLLSVSNNNSSLDSSSPAAVLAPPPTPQRRGAGRRSAAANRRCTMFASSTLSNNSSSNNTNSNGIGGSRGGKRSSVMRKTLTMTTTSSSTSPISALPQRGRKRAYSPTAATITLAEAATAETAVEAAPVEEEEEQQQLTVAEKEKESKSRTKLEVESQSQSQPEKEQQQPETVTTAKLSLADASRELQRRLLAEWGEDELEEEEEEQQLKQQQLQSVQAQSNGQQETTKSEQSTKATATATTKAATVAAAAAGDDDHVEQVEKKQRLQEQQTPNNITAAAAVASNAAAASTSTLTSSLTSTSKKRIRNIPKKDRRDVVRQEFDVGAVSEHDREPEEPILIQDSSNDASSNESVVFVDSAEEPDLGLSQVKTGSAATTAASVAANAASGKHNNSSSCFDFAEEEDEEPPLQPDAAPADGQNGGGLSYRRRTKPQPTHVMMANGERQQQQEEEEETTTENDSSFNKSTDEIFKGFNEESEVAPAAPAAEAELETTAQLQQQQQDGSVVDALAEVLETEAVEAEDQLSLPIKERQKRIFKSRNKSQQAATAAMTTPPTLTPDDEQPDEDDDEAEAEANGNQPMQPTMAAANGDGNSSNHSQQNLNHNNVAHTNNNNNNTNKLLLQTEQTELESQRHRRRHKTKSGGSTSNSSKSRRAKSKSKSKSKSKSKSSKSLVVEEVNNSNSNSNSNSNSQLSGLASPALSSSASNSTTTTQSSSSSSSSGSGSGSSSIASSGTNSSSIVSNMAVISAEEARELQRSAPALTEDGDGEGEAEVEVEADLEVEVEGVPDVLATQSRIIILEDIRLPNLYSLPASSLSTDNSSNQSQLLNRDSNPLEEEKDEQKVTFADGEELPGTSGTSSSSWNYRRELKLKKREQELLRQYEEDLKSGRSAEKARKARERWTRPNRSSRNNNHLDAEDMALLGQIVELTTPTCRGGVGVGGRKRANSLLPIENAANRRAPRHQASNKSCEAFVTLRDEDVARAREQLVQLQQLKQRRTEEAEKLERERERERERERERELEREKERELEREREQELQLEAELEQEVEEAQADMVLELEQELVLDQMHDQVEEHEPEEEEHDDEEEEEEEEEEHEHELEQQPLQPLQDSGELQLRELQLEQLTPTTPSPPSQQQTPTPTLLSPAGAVPASVAEELQLDQLAAEEEEEEEDEQQQQHPLQHPHQQLELEQQEQEEAMDEAMSELELKDSGQESNTDPRICAVMTHPIPGYSNTFMLCSLTNNNNFTPLNNEALYLDSENHLVPVPLEALTESPRLPDAHPLSAVFMIEGEAVAQVVQPESAHGSQQQSDEEEEEDDEEEEEQVEQMEQQQQQQQVLEVQHAAIVLPPDQVGDQVEMLGTMTPLSQVAEAAPDYAISMATQRQENNTAANDDDDGNGDGDGDEEDGDEEEMTPQEVYQLQSNVLQLSVNGHHLELTTEVLLNIAEQQDDIVIEIDGGGRAMLHASDILQAAKNYLQERDLQLVNVEDMSLDDDDVVDAVDAVGGGGGGAPATDLLAEALAGSDVVDVVDVANAGVGLLHIDTRQQQQQQLVTGGGASIDGGVGAPHPHPQPPPPPSMDFIHHHHQAVVNAHLTPPITARTNETNALLDQTPIMSTLENPSAPGLQLRRVSPLAEGNNLDDSLAVIGVTNGGNSGVPTSLELPITVTNPAIAPRPPGVNDLVKFVPFQ